The proteins below come from a single Limosilactobacillus reuteri genomic window:
- a CDS encoding siphovirus Gp157 family protein — MNLFELNDNYKTLANRDDLDPTILKDTLDAIKDDRRNKLDNLATWADYLKSEIDFMEDKQRSWKDEITYRKNKLDWIKKYITDVLDDAGIKKITTENHLLSARNFKASTIIDSDKKLPDKFKITETTTKPDKQAIYQALKAGEEVPGAHLKANRNTVIK; from the coding sequence ATGAATTTATTTGAACTTAACGATAATTATAAAACACTAGCTAATCGTGATGACCTTGACCCGACAATTTTAAAAGACACTCTTGATGCAATTAAGGATGACCGTAGAAATAAACTAGATAATTTAGCAACATGGGCTGATTATTTGAAGTCTGAAATTGACTTCATGGAAGACAAGCAACGCTCTTGGAAAGATGAGATTACTTACCGCAAAAATAAGCTTGATTGGATTAAAAAGTATATTACTGATGTCCTTGATGATGCCGGCATTAAGAAAATAACTACTGAAAATCACTTACTTAGTGCCCGGAACTTTAAGGCCTCAACCATTATTGATAGTGATAAGAAGCTTCCGGATAAGTTCAAAATTACTGAGACGACTACTAAGCCAGATAAGCAGGCCATTTACCAAGCACTCAAAGCTGGAGAAGAAGTACCAGGAGCACATTTAAAAGCTAACCGTAACACGGTGATTAAATAA